Sequence from the Panicum virgatum strain AP13 chromosome 5N, P.virgatum_v5, whole genome shotgun sequence genome:
TGATGTATTCGGAGTCTAGGGTTTTGTTGGACTCATTAAAAACTAACAGTTGATTCTGTGATTTTTGGTTAGTGTCACAAGCTATTTCATTTTGTCCCTTGTGGATTTCATGTTTTTGCATTTCTGTTTGGTTGATTTCGATCGATTACCCTGTGATCTGTCCTGTATTTCATTCAATTCCCGTGGTATTAACCTATGTTTCTTGTTGACTAGATTAGTCTAGCTGTCTCTGTTGTGGCATTCGCTTTGGTTGCATAGCTTTTAACCAATTAATTCATGAGATTAGTCTAGTTCGATTTGTTGTTCGGTTGGATTCAGTATCGTAGTTTGTACCTGGTCATTCTTTTTGTGTCTCTACTTTGCGATCGGGTTTAGTAGTCTAGATTTCTCTCGAATTAATGCCAGAAATAATTTGTAACACAGGTAAACACAACCATTTTAATTTATAGGTGGCTGGATTTGTAACTGACTATGTGCATAGTAGGGTGCAAAACTCTTGGCTAGACTGGGGGTTTGCTGGGAATGTTGATCTTAGGTTTTCGAATGAGTAGCTAGGTAACTGATTTTTTATTGTAGATCTGCTTGACCTGTCTGGTTAAGATCGATTTTTCCTTAGTTTCGCAACAAAGTCTCTGTTCTTTTTGGCTAATAAGTTGTGCTCTCATCAGTGAGCAACAGTCTCCCAAACATGCATCTGCTAGTGGTTGCAGGTCAGAGTTTTCTTCTTTTTGAAAGATGGACACAAGAGTTTTTATTGAACCACCCATCCGTAAGATAAAATCCCCGTTCATCAGAGATAGTACTTCCATGCAGCGGCGAAGCCAACAGGGGGatggggggctcaagccccccccccctccgcgcGTCTGGCCGGGTGCCCATGAAGCCTCCATGCTTCATCATCTTGCCTAGCATTCAAATAACAGTGTTTAGCCCCCCTAAACACAATGTCACGTTGCCTCAGCCCCCCTAATCCTTCaacctggctccgcccctgcttccATGTGTTTCTTCCATAACCGTAATCAAGTATACTAGATACTCTAGCCATAAGTAATCAGTTGTGAATATTGACTAGAACAGAACCGTACAAATTGTGTACATATAAACTTATTCTATATTGTTTTCTGCTTATTTTATACTTATTTCTTGGAAGACATTTCTGACTAGTTGGATATTATAACTAGAATAGATAAGATGAGAGTATTGAGGTTGTTTAGTTCTATTTTTTAGTTGTAGTAGTACTGCAGACTATTCCTGCATATGGTTTTATGATTACTATACTTCCACTAGTGTCAGCTTTTTAAATGTTGCTTCCTTGATCTGCTTTCCCCATTTCCCACTGGTTAATTTTTTGACACTACCGCTTAGTGTTATGTTGTAGTAAATTTGTTGCTATTTTGCTCTTTATTACTTTCAGTCTACAGTAGGTGACAAGATCCTATACTACTTCTAATAGGATCAATAGCTCTAATGTGATGTGCAATGTGatatataaatttaaaatatgacTTGCTTACACTTTTCAATTCTCTGCCCTCCTTCTACCTTCCACTTTTATTTATCCCCTGCCACTGCCTATGAAATTTGCATCTTATATGTAATTTGTGCCATTTCTTAGTGGTAGAGAAGAAGAGGTTTGTCCCGGTGGGCGTTCTCTCCTTTTGTCTTTCTTCCTTTTACTATTTCCAGTCCTTTCAATTTTTCATCTTTCTGGTGCTTTAAGTTTACTATAACGATAGATCACAAGATTAGTCTTATTTCTAATTGTTCTACACTATTATTTACTACATTAATATGATATATTTACTATACTTATAGTGTAGCATAACCATAATTACAGTGGAAATGTCACTGTAAATTTTGTATGATGCACGTTCTCGTATGCACATGTGATTTATACTAATTTATATTTTACTAGAACTTTGGGAGTCTGTCTACAGAATTGCTATTGATCATTGCAGAAGCGGTGTCTTTGTACTATGCCGTTATGCTTCTGGCCAAATTGCTTTGTAGGTCTATGCAGGTGGAGAAGACCATGTCATTCCTGGCACAGTTCTGAGCATTGAAGTGGTGCTTATATTGACTTTAAGGAAGGGTTGTATTCTAGGTGCAGCTTCATATTGAGTATCCTTATACAATGGATTCATATTGAACTGGTGCCTTTGTTTTCTAGTTGTAAATTATGTTGTATTTTAAATACAATATAGTCTGTTCATTATAAAGTTTCAGTACTAATTGTACCGTCATTTTTGTGTAATCAAGGTGTAAATACTATATAGTAGATATTTCCATATTTACATTTTCTAATAGTTGTTATTTGCATCTGCAGGGTTTAGGtccacaaataaaaataaatttgcaTTTTTAATAGTTGTTGTTTACATGTTCAGGGTTTAGGTGGATAAATATTTCTAGGTGGATAAATAATTGTACTTATTGATTAATTGTTTTGTTCTTACTTTATGAATTCAGCTGAAATTTTGTTCATTATGATTCTGTCGAGTGTAGGAAGTTTGCAAAATAGttttctcaattttttaatAACCTTAATTAAGAACAAATTATTCCGGTTACAGTTCAAGCATGTTAAATCGCCAATGTACCTTGAACTATTATTTATTTGAGTTCttgttgtaatttcttttttagcCTTTTTTTGTATTTGCCATTTGGCATTTGTGGGGTTTAAAGGCACCCTCAAACTTTTGTTGTTTGTATTCCATAGAAATATTTTTGAGAATATTTGTTATGTTAAAATTTGTgttttcacttttttttctgCATTTGAATCACTCCTGTTCAATTTTATAATTACAATTCTATTTATTGTCTTCTACACCTAGTTCCATAGTGTGAATTTCCTTTTTGAAGTCCTTTCAAGCCTGTTTTGTGTGAGATTAGTAGTGTGAATCATTCGGGTTGTGTTGGATTTATCACTTGAGTGAGACTTGTCTATGTTTCACTCGAATTTTTGGTTGTATCCGATTCATGTGATTTGTTGCCTGTAATCACTTGAGTGTAGGAAGTCCACGAATCACTCAAGCACGATATAGACGGACCCAACTTTTAATACATAATGGACCCTTCGCAAGTTACTGTCACTGTGGTTCAGACTTACCTTCAAAGCAAAGCGGCTTCTTGAAATGCATTTGTCGTCTTAGGggccgtttgggagggcttcaagCGGCTCCGGCTTCACTGCAAAAAACACTGTAGCTACAGTATCTCTACAGTGCTGAAGCCGGAGCCGGCGTGAACCGTGCCAAACGGGCCCTTAACCCACTGGCGTGGTAATGCTGGAACACATGTGTACAGTCATGTGGTGATGTTGCATGCGTGCCCTTAATAAAAGCTGATATAGGCGTGCTCATTGCTCAATCCTTTGGTTGAGTCACTGTTCTGAAGTTACCTTTGGTTGTTCAATGTTTACCCTTATGTTCTGTTTTGTACTACGCCTCGTCACCTCTGACAATCCAGTTCCAAATTTCAGGGAAGCAGAGGAAGATTGCAAAGTACTACAAGAAGCAAGAGAATCTACTGAAGGATTTCAGCGAGATGGAGACCATGAATGAACTTGGTGGCTTAGATCAGAATGGTCCTTCCGAGGTGCGAGTCCATTCTACAGATTTTCTGCAATGTAGTATGCAAAAAAGCACGTTGTTTTTCTTGCAAGATACTGATTGAATCCTCTTCTTTGGTTCTCAGGAAGAGCTAAGGCAACTGGCAAAGAGCGAAAGATTTGCTATTAACCTGTCGAATATAATCAATCTCATCCTTTTTGTTACGAAAGTCGTTGCTTCTGCCGAAAGTTTATCCATGGCAGTAATAGCATCGACGCTGGACTCTCTACTGGACCTTCTGTCAGGTTTCATTCTTTGGTTTACAGCGCATGCTATGAAAAAGCCAAACAAGTACAACTACCCAATTGGGAAGAGGCGCATGCAGCCAGTGGTAACGACCTTGTTTGCCGAATTACTACTTTGGCAGATTTTGTAATGTGTATTTAATTTAAGATGATCTCTCTTTTGCATCACAAAATAAAACATACGTTAGTTCTGGAAAATCGTTTACTGTGAATCAGTTTTACTGCCCAAGCATCTTCTTTTTGTCAGATTGAGTCTTGCACACAAGTGTTGTTCTGAATTCCTGGATCATTCAGAGTGTCTGACTTTTGTTCCCCGCAAACTGAATAATTTGACATTTGTTGTAGGGCATAATAGTCTTCGCATCAGTGATGGGCACACTTGGCTTCCAAGTGCTGATCGAATCAGGGCGCCAGCTCATCACGCAGGTACATGATCGGTTGTTTACCTTTCTCACAACAGACGGCGCCTTCTCTTCTCTGATTTGATCCCTGACGGTAACCTCGCTCAATGGCCAAACAAACAGGAGCATGCGAATTTCAAGCGCAAGCAGGAGCTCTGGATGGTGGGCAGCATGTCCTCGGTTGCGGTCGTGAAGTTCTTCCTCATGCTCTACTGTCGGACCTTCAAGAACGAGATCGTGAGGGCTTACGCCCAGGACCACTTCTTCGACGTGATCACCAACTCGGTCGGCCTGGTCGCGGCGTTGCTCGCCGTCAGGTACAAATGGTGGATGGATCCCGTTGGTGCCATATTGGTGAGCAAATTTCTAGCAAAATCATCTCACGTCGTCAGCTAGAGCAGTGCCGTCAGTATAAGTAACTAGGAtccgtgattttttttttctaaaaaaattgcaGATCGCGCTGTACACGATCACGACGTGGGCGCGGACGGTGCTGGAGAACGTGGGCACGCTGATCGGCAAGTCGGCGCCGGCGGAGTACCTGACGAAGCTGACGTACCTCATCTGGAACCACCACGAGGAGATCCGGCACATCGACACGGTGCGTGCCTACACCTTCGGCACCCACTACTTCGTGGAGGTGGACATCGTGCTCCCGGGGGCCATGCCGCTCAGCCAGGCACACGACATCGGCGAGTCGCTGCAGGAGAAGCTGGAGCAGCTGCCAGAGGTCGAGCGCGCCTTTGTCCACGTGGACTTCGAGTTCACGCACCGGCCCGAGCACAAGGCCGAGGTCTGACCAGTTGTAGAGCTACTTCCCTCGGAGCCCAGACCAGTTGTAGAGCTGCCGCAGATCTGATGACATAAGTACTTGTAAGACGAAGTGCAACATCATTTCTTAAGCCCTCAACTCTTAAAAGGACATCTAGATGTTTTTGTCGtgtgatgaaatttggaatACCTATATATTGCTTG
This genomic interval carries:
- the LOC120672817 gene encoding metal tolerance protein 7 isoform X1, which translates into the protein MWGRAIRVLIFVWFSVTWLVLILHFLCYAGRGGGLLVYAGGEDHVIPGTVLSIEVVLILTLRKGCILGKQRKIAKYYKKQENLLKDFSEMETMNELGGLDQNGPSEEELRQLAKSERFAINLSNIINLILFVTKVVASAESLSMAVIASTLDSLLDLLSGFILWFTAHAMKKPNKYNYPIGKRRMQPVGIIVFASVMGTLGFQVLIESGRQLITQEHANFKRKQELWMVGSMSSVAVVKFFLMLYCRTFKNEIVRAYAQDHFFDVITNSVGLVAALLAVRYKWWMDPVGAILIALYTITTWARTVLENVGTLIGKSAPAEYLTKLTYLIWNHHEEIRHIDTVRAYTFGTHYFVEVDIVLPGAMPLSQAHDIGESLQEKLEQLPEVERAFVHVDFEFTHRPEHKAEV
- the LOC120672817 gene encoding metal tolerance protein 7 isoform X5, with amino-acid sequence MARSHPPFPLLRWPRRGAFGKQRKIAKYYKKQENLLKDFSEMETMNELGGLDQNGPSEEELRQLAKSERFAINLSNIINLILFVTKVVASAESLSMAVIASTLDSLLDLLSGFILWFTAHAMKKPNKYNYPIGKRRMQPVGIIVFASVMGTLGFQVLIESGRQLITQEHANFKRKQELWMVGSMSSVAVVKFFLMLYCRTFKNEIVRAYAQDHFFDVITNSVGLVAALLAVRYKWWMDPVGAILIALYTITTWARTVLENVGTLIGKSAPAEYLTKLTYLIWNHHEEIRHIDTVRAYTFGTHYFVEVDIVLPGAMPLSQAHDIGESLQEKLEQLPEVERAFVHVDFEFTHRPEHKAEV
- the LOC120672817 gene encoding metal tolerance protein 7 isoform X4; the protein is MGEDREEGAAWPAASWRLNVNDFQQMPERPKERPFVTRVFLRSSHGKQRKIAKYYKKQENLLKDFSEMETMNELGGLDQNGPSEEELRQLAKSERFAINLSNIINLILFVTKVVASAESLSMAVIASTLDSLLDLLSGFILWFTAHAMKKPNKYNYPIGKRRMQPVGIIVFASVMGTLGFQVLIESGRQLITQEHANFKRKQELWMVGSMSSVAVVKFFLMLYCRTFKNEIVRAYAQDHFFDVITNSVGLVAALLAVRYKWWMDPVGAILIALYTITTWARTVLENVGTLIGKSAPAEYLTKLTYLIWNHHEEIRHIDTVRAYTFGTHYFVEVDIVLPGAMPLSQAHDIGESLQEKLEQLPEVERAFVHVDFEFTHRPEHKAEV
- the LOC120672817 gene encoding metal tolerance protein 7 isoform X3, whose translation is MGEDREEGAAWPAASWRLNVNDFQQMPERPKERPFVTRVFLRSSHGGKQRKIAKYYKKQENLLKDFSEMETMNELGGLDQNGPSEEELRQLAKSERFAINLSNIINLILFVTKVVASAESLSMAVIASTLDSLLDLLSGFILWFTAHAMKKPNKYNYPIGKRRMQPVGIIVFASVMGTLGFQVLIESGRQLITQEHANFKRKQELWMVGSMSSVAVVKFFLMLYCRTFKNEIVRAYAQDHFFDVITNSVGLVAALLAVRYKWWMDPVGAILIALYTITTWARTVLENVGTLIGKSAPAEYLTKLTYLIWNHHEEIRHIDTVRAYTFGTHYFVEVDIVLPGAMPLSQAHDIGESLQEKLEQLPEVERAFVHVDFEFTHRPEHKAEV
- the LOC120672817 gene encoding metal tolerance protein 7 isoform X2, giving the protein MGSPSHQGGGGGGGGGSEEEREEEQPEPWRLRVGSGFRVPDRFHRQAPFYARIFGGGSHRKQRKIAKYYKKQENLLKDFSEMETMNELGGLDQNGPSEEELRQLAKSERFAINLSNIINLILFVTKVVASAESLSMAVIASTLDSLLDLLSGFILWFTAHAMKKPNKYNYPIGKRRMQPVGIIVFASVMGTLGFQVLIESGRQLITQEHANFKRKQELWMVGSMSSVAVVKFFLMLYCRTFKNEIVRAYAQDHFFDVITNSVGLVAALLAVRYKWWMDPVGAILIALYTITTWARTVLENVGTLIGKSAPAEYLTKLTYLIWNHHEEIRHIDTVRAYTFGTHYFVEVDIVLPGAMPLSQAHDIGESLQEKLEQLPEVERAFVHVDFEFTHRPEHKAEV